In one window of Gemmatimonadetes bacterium SCN 70-22 DNA:
- a CDS encoding tryptophan synthase subunit alpha gives MSATTSSDPLAQRFETLAGANRRALVTYMTAGHPDPARSVALMRALEAGGADVIEVGVPFSDPMADGPVIQRSSQVALGHGVGLPQVLEMVREARLSVPVVLFSYLNPILAAGPEVLARAAEAGVHGVLVTDLPVGADPALEARIGDGPLAFVRLVAPTTPTERMREIARHGRGFVYLISRLGVTGMQRDVARDLPETVARLRSATELPICVGFGISTGEQARAIGRMADGIVVGSAIVKAAESGVEAAHALTVELRQALDAA, from the coding sequence ATGTCGGCGACTACTTCGTCTGATCCGCTCGCGCAGCGATTCGAAACCCTGGCCGGCGCCAACCGCCGCGCCCTCGTGACCTACATGACGGCGGGGCACCCGGACCCGGCGCGCTCGGTGGCGCTCATGCGCGCGCTCGAGGCCGGGGGAGCGGACGTCATCGAGGTCGGCGTCCCATTTTCGGACCCGATGGCCGACGGACCGGTGATCCAGCGCAGCTCGCAGGTGGCCCTTGGCCATGGCGTGGGACTGCCGCAGGTGCTGGAGATGGTGCGCGAGGCGCGACTCTCGGTTCCGGTCGTCCTGTTCAGCTACCTCAACCCGATCCTCGCCGCCGGCCCCGAGGTTCTGGCCCGCGCCGCCGAGGCCGGAGTCCACGGCGTGCTCGTGACGGACCTGCCGGTCGGTGCCGACCCGGCGCTCGAGGCCAGGATCGGCGACGGACCGCTGGCGTTCGTGCGCCTGGTGGCCCCGACGACGCCGACCGAGCGGATGCGCGAGATCGCCCGTCACGGGCGCGGCTTCGTGTACCTCATCTCGCGCCTCGGCGTGACCGGCATGCAGCGCGACGTGGCCCGCGACCTTCCGGAAACCGTGGCGCGGCTGCGGTCGGCGACGGAGCTCCCGATCTGCGTGGGCTTCGGCATCTCCACCGGGGAACAGGCGCGCGCCATCGGGCGCATGGCCGACGGCATCGTGGTGGGGAGCGCCATCGTGAAGGCGGCCGAATCCGGGGTCGAGGCGGCGCACGCCCTAACCGTGGAACTCCGCCAGGCACTCGACGCCGCCTGA
- a CDS encoding phosphate starvation-inducible protein PhoH yields MPTQTHRLSAEGADPLTLAGVHDANLVELQRLSGARVALRGDALTLSGSAEAVERGVTIAQRMIDTARQRGALDADDVLRISLEESREEGEDDYRIVLPGVRRIIQPKTPGQGAYLQAIAENDIVIGIGPAGTGKTYLAVAAAVDALSRKRVRRIILARPAVEAGESLGFLPGDLQAKVDPYLRPLYDALEDMMPLERMQKALETRVIEIAPLAYMRGRTLNDAFVILDESQNATNAQMKMFLTRLGANSKTVITGDKTQIDLPKREESGLLQIERILSHIDGIAIHYLTDVDVVRHRLVREIIRAYAEDLGA; encoded by the coding sequence ATCCCGACGCAGACGCACCGCCTGAGCGCCGAAGGGGCAGACCCCCTCACGCTGGCGGGCGTGCACGACGCCAACCTGGTCGAGCTGCAGCGCCTCTCCGGGGCGCGCGTGGCCCTGCGGGGAGACGCGCTGACCCTGAGCGGGTCGGCCGAAGCGGTGGAGCGGGGGGTCACCATCGCCCAGAGGATGATCGACACCGCCCGCCAGCGCGGCGCCCTCGACGCCGACGACGTCCTGCGCATCTCGCTCGAGGAATCGCGCGAGGAGGGCGAGGACGACTACCGGATCGTGCTCCCCGGCGTGCGTCGCATCATCCAGCCCAAGACGCCGGGCCAGGGGGCGTACCTGCAGGCGATCGCCGAGAACGACATCGTCATCGGGATCGGCCCCGCGGGGACGGGGAAGACCTACCTGGCCGTGGCCGCCGCCGTCGACGCGCTGTCGCGCAAGCGCGTGCGACGCATCATCCTCGCGCGCCCGGCGGTGGAGGCAGGAGAGAGCCTGGGCTTCCTTCCGGGTGACCTGCAGGCCAAGGTGGACCCGTACCTGCGCCCCCTCTACGACGCGCTGGAGGACATGATGCCGCTCGAACGCATGCAGAAGGCGCTCGAGACGCGCGTCATCGAGATCGCCCCGCTCGCCTACATGCGCGGGCGCACGCTGAACGACGCGTTCGTGATCCTCGACGAGTCGCAGAACGCCACCAACGCGCAGATGAAGATGTTCCTCACGCGCCTGGGGGCCAACTCCAAGACGGTCATCACGGGCGACAAGACGCAGATCGACCTCCCCAAGCGCGAGGAGTCGGGGCTGCTGCAGATCGAGCGCATCCTGTCGCACATCGACGGGATCGCGATCCATTACCTGACGGACGTCGACGTGGTGCGGCATCGCCTGGTGCGCGAGATCATCAGGGCGTACGCCGAGGACCTGGGCGCCTGA
- a CDS encoding 23S rRNA (adenine(2503)-C(2))-methyltransferase, translating into MKTNLLNLTPARAAETLGEFLRARGEPAYRLKQLLPALWKHPVRSFQELSTLPRALRDALDGAFALPPLALVARQSSTDGTEKFLFQLHDGQTIETVAIPEGDRMTFCISSQAGCALKCAFCATGVMGFARNLEVHEIAGQVRELALLAPPVRPTNIVFMGMGEPLMNWAAVDPTLTILNAPEGFGIGARHITVSTVGVLPGIVALGHRPEQFRLAISIHAPSDELRRSLMPINVKYPLAEVIAAAAAFERRVTFEYVMLGGVNDHPEHAEQLAALARECGAFVNLIPLHPGGAGNFVPTTAAGIRAFAGRVRRLGVEVAIRKSRGKDIAAACGQLRVERLRRRSHHPADQHGDVNVA; encoded by the coding sequence GTGAAGACCAACCTGCTCAACCTCACGCCGGCGCGGGCCGCCGAGACGCTCGGCGAATTCCTGCGCGCCCGCGGAGAGCCTGCCTATCGGCTCAAGCAGCTCCTCCCCGCCCTCTGGAAGCATCCGGTTCGGTCGTTCCAGGAGCTCTCGACCCTGCCGCGGGCATTGCGCGATGCCCTCGACGGGGCGTTCGCCCTCCCTCCACTCGCCCTGGTGGCGCGCCAGTCGTCGACCGACGGGACCGAAAAGTTCCTGTTCCAGCTCCACGACGGGCAGACCATCGAGACGGTCGCCATCCCCGAGGGCGACCGGATGACCTTCTGCATCTCCTCGCAGGCGGGGTGTGCCCTCAAGTGCGCATTCTGCGCCACCGGGGTCATGGGATTCGCCCGCAACCTCGAGGTGCACGAGATCGCGGGCCAGGTGCGCGAACTCGCCCTGCTGGCCCCCCCAGTGCGTCCGACGAACATCGTCTTCATGGGGATGGGCGAGCCACTGATGAACTGGGCCGCCGTCGATCCCACGCTCACCATCCTCAACGCCCCCGAGGGCTTCGGCATCGGGGCCCGCCACATCACCGTCTCCACGGTCGGCGTCCTTCCGGGGATCGTCGCGCTGGGGCACCGTCCCGAGCAATTCCGCCTGGCCATCTCGATCCACGCACCGTCCGACGAGCTCCGCCGGTCGCTGATGCCGATCAACGTGAAGTACCCGTTGGCCGAGGTCATCGCGGCGGCCGCGGCATTCGAACGGCGCGTGACCTTCGAGTACGTCATGCTTGGCGGGGTCAACGACCACCCCGAGCATGCCGAGCAGCTGGCCGCCCTGGCGCGGGAGTGCGGGGCGTTCGTCAACCTGATTCCGTTGCACCCGGGGGGAGCCGGGAACTTCGTCCCCACCACCGCGGCCGGCATCCGCGCGTTCGCCGGCCGCGTGCGACGCCTCGGCGTCGAGGTGGCGATCCGGAAGAGCCGCGGCAAGGACATCGCGGCCGCCTGCGGACAGCTACGGGTAGAACGCCTCCGGCGGCGTTCGCACCACCCGGCCGACCAGCACGGTGACGTCAACGTAGCGTGA
- a CDS encoding rRNA maturation RNase YbeY yields MDDEPSPPARTRHALDVLVSSEAGRLPLSRARVAAIGRRVLAGERCRSAVLTIAFVTDRTMARLNRRHLGHTGATDIITFAHAPAAPVLPLVGDVYIAPAVARRNAAAFGCTMREELVRLTVHGVLHALGFEHPEGAERQRSPMWRRQERWVRRLRAEGAW; encoded by the coding sequence ATGGACGACGAACCTTCCCCCCCGGCGCGCACGCGCCACGCCCTGGACGTCCTGGTGTCCAGCGAGGCGGGGCGCCTTCCGCTGTCGCGCGCGCGCGTGGCGGCGATCGGGCGGCGCGTCCTCGCGGGCGAGCGATGCCGGTCGGCGGTGCTCACGATCGCCTTCGTCACCGACCGGACCATGGCACGCCTCAATCGCCGGCACCTGGGACACACGGGGGCCACCGACATCATCACCTTCGCGCACGCCCCGGCCGCCCCCGTGCTCCCGCTGGTGGGGGACGTCTACATCGCCCCGGCAGTCGCCAGACGCAATGCGGCCGCCTTCGGCTGCACCATGCGGGAGGAGCTGGTGCGCCTGACGGTGCACGGGGTGCTGCACGCCCTCGGCTTCGAGCACCCGGAGGGCGCGGAGCGCCAGCGCTCGCCCATGTGGCGGCGCCAGGAGCGGTGGGTCCGGCGCCTGCGGGCGGAGGGCGCATGGTGA
- a CDS encoding aspartate--tRNA ligase produces the protein MATALRSHLCGALRESHVGERVRVGGWVHRTRNLGGLVFVDLRDRAGLLQVSFAPGTATAEALQVAERLTPETVVLVEGEVVARPPEGRNPELETGAIELRAVSARVVGPAVTPAIPVARGKGEKLAAEELRLKHRILDLRRPELQQNLVLRHRLMQVTRRVMSGLGFLEIETPILTKPTPEGARDFLVPSRVHRGEFYALPQSPQIYKQLLMVAGYDRYFQVARCFRDEDLRADRQLEFTQIDLEASFVSVQDVQDVVEEVLVALWGEAGHAVPRPFPRLTWREAMERFGVDKPDLRYGVEIEDLSAHVGADAAPFVAESLGAGGRVRGVRVPHGAEASRKEIDGFTAAARDAGAGGLIWARRAEQGWEGQGVKAIGAGALERAGGAVGDLLLAVVGRDEVTSPALHAVRSLVVKRPGIPVLREHAFCWVVDFPLFEHDPDTGAHVPAHHPFTSPHPDDLPFLESDPGRCRAQHYDAVYNGNELGSGSIRITDPRLQALIFRLLGIGPEEQQRRFGFLLDGLASGAPPHGGFALGFDRIAMLLAGAPSLRDVIAFPKTTAARALFEGAPTPVKPEDLRALHLSITD, from the coding sequence TTGGCCACGGCCCTCAGGAGCCACCTGTGCGGCGCCCTGCGTGAATCGCACGTCGGGGAGCGGGTGCGCGTGGGAGGGTGGGTGCATCGCACCCGGAACCTGGGGGGGCTCGTCTTCGTGGACCTGCGGGACCGGGCCGGGCTCCTGCAGGTGTCCTTCGCCCCGGGGACGGCGACCGCCGAAGCGTTGCAGGTGGCGGAGCGCCTGACGCCGGAGACGGTCGTCCTGGTCGAAGGAGAGGTCGTGGCCCGTCCCCCGGAGGGGCGCAATCCGGAGTTGGAGACGGGAGCGATCGAGCTGCGTGCCGTGAGCGCCCGCGTCGTCGGGCCGGCGGTCACGCCGGCGATCCCGGTGGCGCGAGGCAAGGGGGAGAAGCTGGCCGCCGAGGAGTTGCGGTTGAAGCACCGCATCCTGGACCTGCGGCGCCCCGAGCTGCAGCAGAACCTCGTCCTGCGGCACCGCCTGATGCAGGTGACGCGGCGGGTGATGAGCGGCCTGGGCTTCCTGGAGATCGAGACGCCGATCCTGACCAAGCCCACGCCCGAGGGGGCGCGCGACTTCCTGGTCCCGAGCCGGGTGCACCGCGGGGAGTTCTACGCGCTCCCGCAATCGCCGCAGATCTACAAGCAGCTGCTGATGGTGGCCGGGTACGACCGCTACTTCCAGGTTGCCCGCTGCTTCCGCGACGAGGACCTGCGCGCCGACCGCCAGCTGGAGTTCACGCAGATCGACCTCGAGGCGTCGTTCGTGAGCGTGCAGGACGTGCAGGACGTGGTGGAGGAGGTCCTGGTGGCGTTGTGGGGGGAGGCGGGGCATGCGGTCCCGCGTCCGTTCCCGCGCCTCACGTGGCGGGAGGCGATGGAGCGATTCGGCGTCGACAAGCCGGACCTGCGTTACGGCGTCGAGATCGAGGACCTGTCGGCGCACGTGGGGGCCGACGCGGCGCCGTTCGTGGCCGAGTCGTTAGGCGCCGGCGGCCGGGTGCGCGGGGTGCGCGTCCCGCATGGGGCGGAGGCGTCGCGCAAGGAGATCGACGGCTTCACCGCGGCGGCCAGGGACGCCGGGGCCGGGGGGCTCATCTGGGCCCGTCGCGCGGAGCAGGGGTGGGAGGGGCAGGGGGTGAAGGCGATCGGGGCCGGCGCGCTGGAAAGGGCGGGCGGCGCCGTCGGCGACTTGCTGCTGGCGGTCGTGGGCCGGGACGAGGTCACGTCGCCGGCGCTGCACGCCGTCCGGTCGCTGGTCGTGAAACGCCCGGGGATCCCCGTCCTCCGGGAGCACGCCTTCTGCTGGGTGGTCGACTTTCCGCTGTTCGAGCATGACCCCGACACGGGGGCGCACGTCCCCGCGCACCACCCGTTCACCTCGCCGCACCCGGACGACCTTCCCTTCCTGGAAAGCGACCCGGGGCGGTGCCGCGCGCAGCACTACGACGCGGTCTACAACGGGAACGAGCTCGGGAGCGGGTCGATCCGTATCACCGATCCGCGGCTGCAGGCGCTCATCTTCCGCCTGCTGGGGATCGGTCCGGAGGAGCAGCAGCGCCGCTTCGGCTTCCTCCTCGACGGGCTCGCCTCCGGGGCGCCGCCCCACGGCGGCTTCGCGTTAGGCTTCGACCGCATCGCCATGCTCCTGGCGGGGGCCCCGTCGCTGCGCGACGTGATCGCCTTTCCCAAGACGACGGCGGCGCGCGCCCTCTTCGAGGGGGCGCCGACGCCGGTGAAGCCCGAGGACCTGCGGGCGCTCCACCTCTCCATCACCGACTGA